The sequence TCTGCAGTCAAAACGAGAGTAAGAGAACATCAGAGAGGGACAAAGAGAGCTTTTTGATTGGCTGAAAGTTTCTCCCAAAGAGAACTGATAGAGTTCTACTAAAACCCAGCACACAGCACCAAACCAAAAATGAGATGTACAAAAACACCAACGTGCATACCATACCACGACAAATGGGCAAATAAAGTGGGAAACCAAACCAATACCAATTCAGACAGACAGAATATAAGAGATCGCGAGACAACTTCCTTAGTAAGAAATTCATGTAGGCACCACCACACTGTTTCAAATCCTTAACCCCAAATAGTCTCTTGCACATCCTCGACTTTAGAAATGGACGCCTCCTAAGGAGAATGTGACCAAATCTTAGTTCTATCACTACAAGGAGGCAAATTTGAGTAGCAtatataacaaagaaaaagcttTGTTTGACATGAAACAAGAAAATCAGGATGGAAAAAGTTCTAGTAATCCAAACCAGATCTGCTGAACAATTAAGTTAAACTACAATTCAAATCTTAACTTCAAAGAGGACCCTGAAAAAAAGCACACACCTGCGGAATCTGCTATTGGATTAGCCATTTTCGTTATTACAAAGTTCTTGTTTCAATTCAGACGTATGTTCAAATGCAAGATACCATCAACTGATCAAACCAGAGTTATAACAAGGAATGACCCAAGAAGagttatatgattttatttagtaaagggctaaataaattaatgtcGTAAGCCACAGACACTATCCTAAACTTACACATTCATCCAAAATTCAAAGTGCTGAAGCCTGACGAAAACGCATACAATAAAACAACCTTAAATTTTCTCTCTGATAATGATTGCAAACTATATAACTGGTAATTGAAAAACAGAAActaacaaaatgaaaaagatagACAACAAATTCCCAGATTaaaaaagcatataaaaggtTCATTGTTGTACTGATGGAATCCTGAAAAATGCCACTAGTATACAACCAATACTAAAACCCCATCACTGatataagatattaaatttaaaaagaagaacaCTAATTTTTTGATCTTAGCACCCACGTCTCCATAAGCTGGTAGAATCCTAAAAAAGGACAAAGTGATGTCTGGAATGACCTATTTTCCCGATATTAGCAGCCCATATCTCCACAAAGCTGGTGGAACGTTAGAGAAACACAGAagtgatttatatttttattatttaaaatattatattaaattttattgaatttatagTTAGGTGGTCCtaataatattgaattttttatttttagttttttcttacTGTAAACGGATTTAGTATATCttatctattaaatatttatttatatatttatgaatattcttatttaatttaggaCGGACTCACAAGACAATTTCTTGAATGGGTCTGGATAAGTGTCTTTTAATCGGTTTCGAACTCGGAAATCCTCAAAACCCCCGAGATCACCCAAAATACGTCAGTCATCGTCTCCTCTAGTAAGtcttttctcttcctttttcttttcccttccATTTTGATGTCCTTTTCTTTGAGAATTCAAGATTTAAGGCGTTTCTTTATCTCAGGCTTTCTTGTTCATCTTTCATTTTAGCTTCACATTTACTTGTTTTCTCTCGCAAATTATTGGTCTCCGATCTCgcacaatttatttttacgaATTCAAGTTTAGAGCTTCACTCTCTcgattttaatttcaatataattATCATTACCAAAacttgaatgattgcatatgAGAAGATCTGTGATGTGATGAAGaataaatgatttaatttttcttttttcttttttttaagaaattcaaTAGGATAGATGGCAGATGGAAGTGTCCCCAATATAAAGAAATGGGTTGTGCTGTATCCTGTTTACATCAACTCCAAGAAAACCATTGCTCAAGGCAGGCGAATTTGCACTAGCAAAGCTTGCGAAAATCCTACTTGTGTTGAGATTGGTGATTGCTGCAGCCATCTCAAACTCCCTTTTGCCATTGAGGTTTTAATTTTGCAATGTCTTTGCTTTGAATAACTAGTGGCTGTTTTCTTACACTACTGACTGTAATTGTCTTGTTTTAGATTGACAAAGCATATCCCCGTGATTTCATGCAAATAGGGAGGGTGAGAGTTTTGCTGAAAAGGGGAGATGGAACTTTGTATAATCCAGCCATTCCTACCAGTGAGTATACTTTATTATCATTGTTTCTTATTCTGAAGGTTTTCCAATTTGAAATTGTAACCTAATTGAGTATCATGGTGCCTATATTGTTGTCTGCCAGTAAGTAGTTTGAACTATTATGTGGATATGCGCAAGACTTATATGAGGAGCCAAAAACATCAGTATATTAGAAGTTTTGTGGTATAAGAGTATAATGTTGCGTGATTGTCCTTTTGGtttatcttttcatttatactaggctaatataatttttctaaagcCATTTTCTTTAGGTGAGATGGAATATCAGCTGCTGGTTTTCCTTTGCCTGAGGTTGTAACTG comes from Ricinus communis isolate WT05 ecotype wild-type chromosome 5, ASM1957865v1, whole genome shotgun sequence and encodes:
- the LOC8263698 gene encoding signal recognition particle 19 kDa protein isoform X1 — translated: MADGSVPNIKKWVVLYPVYINSKKTIAQGRRICTSKACENPTCVEIGDCCSHLKLPFAIEIDKAYPRDFMQIGRVRVLLKRGDGTLYNPAIPTRKQLMLHVAELVPRHPGRTKKQEPASTSNAGTSKSGKGGKKKR
- the LOC8263698 gene encoding signal recognition particle 19 kDa protein isoform X2, which encodes MADGSVPNIKKWVVLYPVYINSKKTIAQGRRICTSKACENPTCVEIGDCCSHLKLPFAIEIDKAYPRDFMQIGRVRVLLKRGDGTLYNPAIPTSEMEYQLLVFLCLRKTANAACC